The Geomonas ferrireducens DNA segment TTGCTAACATTGGTGAGTTCAAATTTTACCGTTTGGCAATCGCGGAGAGTCGGAACTCCGGGGGGGGCTATGCGTGCACGCGGATATTCACTCGTTGAGATGATCACCATTGTTGCCTGCCTGGCGGTGCTCATTGCCTTGGGCACTCTCATGTTCCAGCGCTATGACCGCAACTTCAGGACCGAGGCGCAGACCCGGCTGATCCTCACCGAACTCATGAAGGCCCGGATGAACGCCATCACCCAACACAGGGCGACCCGTGTGAAGCTGTACCGGGATCGTTTCGAGGTGTACTCATCCGGGAGTGACGAGGGCGACCCCGTCATGGTGCAAACTTTGAACTTTCCACTCATGAGCAACTTACCCGGCTTCGCGAAGGGGGCTAAAGTCGAGTTCCAGGAAACGGGCCTCACCCGCAATTTGGGTACTGTCTGTGTAGATGCCGATGGAATGCAGCCAGCTTTGGACAGCAT contains these protein-coding regions:
- a CDS encoding pilus assembly FimT family protein, with the translated sequence MRARGYSLVEMITIVACLAVLIALGTLMFQRYDRNFRTEAQTRLILTELMKARMNAITQHRATRVKLYRDRFEVYSSGSDEGDPVMVQTLNFPLMSNLPGFAKGAKVEFQETGLTRNLGTVCVDADGMQPALDSIIIFATSMRSGVKDKGNDCDSENITIK